AGATTAAGGCGTATGATTGTTTCTACCTATACTATAAACGGGGAAAATTTAAAGTTGCTCTCCAACGACGCTAAATCTGGTGTGTTCAACATTCTGCCATAACATTTTAAACAAACTGTGTACTTAACACTGTTCCCATGTTATTAACTATCAAAATCCAATATAGTGTAAGTATAACGAACAAACAAATTATGAAAAGGCGGAATGACTTATGTTTAACAACAGCAGCTATGTTCTTCGGTTTAGTAATGAATTTCAGCTTCTTCTTAGCAGGAACAGTATCTCATAACCCAACAGACATTTTCTTAGGCTTCATCATCTTAACAGCAGGTTACAACGCTGGCAGAATCGGTTTAGACCGCTGGGTAGTACCATTCTTTAACAAAACAGTTGGAAAAACTAAGACAAAGTCAGCTGCATAAGTGGTCACAAAAAAAGACGATTCGTCCCCCTCGAATCGTCTTTTTGCTATTCCTTATACATACCTATTCCGACCGGACAACATTCCAAATACCACAATGACCATTGAAACGACAATCAAGGTAACGATGGGAAGGGTCCAAGAATGCGCCATATCATATAAATAGCCAATAAACAAAGGACCCACTGCTGCAAGGAGGTAACCTGTTGATTGTGTCATTCCAGATAACTCAGCAGATTGATTGGCACTCCGAGCACGAAGACCAATATAGCTTAGCGCTAAGGGAAAGGCTCCTCCCAATGCGAATCCAATTAAGGCAATACTCATGATTAAAACCGGATACGATGAACCTAACAGTAATCCACTATAACCAACAATGGAGAACATCCCTAACATGAATGCAATCCATACCTGTGATTGAGAACGTCCTGCGAGGACGGGAATGAAGAAACTTGCCGGTAATCCTACTAACTGGGTAAAGGAAAGCATCCAGCCGGCTGTTTGCATACTCATTCCATGACTATGCAAGATCTCAGGCAGCCAAGAAATGGTTACATAAAATAAAAAGGACTGAAATCCCATAAAAATGGCGATTTGCCATGCCAGAGGAGTGCGCCACATGGTATTGGAGGCGGAACCCTCCTGCTGTTTTATGGCTCTCGAATTGTCCCTTACATTATTTTTTCGAAGAAGTATCCACACTAGGATTGCCACTACCACTGGTATGGTCCATACAATTTGTGCCCCTTGCCACCCAAGGCCCAAATCGATTGCTAAAGGAATACTGATCCCTGAGGCTAAGGACGCAATTAATCCCATCGATGTTGAATAAACACTAGTCATTAAACCGAATTTGTGTGGAAACTTGTCCTTAACCACCGCTGGCAACAAAACATTTCCAATTGCAATTCCCATTCCCGCCAAAAGAGTTCCGGTGAAGAGGAAAAAGGTCATAGGGATTGACCGGATCGCAATGCCAATTAAAAGAAATGATAACCCTATAATTAAGGTTAATTCATTTGTGACCCGAGACGCTATTTTGGGAACGAGTGGAGACATGACCGCGAACACCACTAAAGGCAAGCTCATCAATAAACCTGCACTCCAATGTGCCAGACCTACATCCTCCTGAATCATCCCCACTAACGGTCCGAGCGATGTAATTGCTGGGCGCAGATTAAAGGCGATAAGAACAATCCCGGCAATAAAAAAATATATATAAGTTGATTTTGTATTTGCTTTTGATTCCAATAACTCCAAAAAAGCAACTCCTCTCTATAAAACAAACCTTATAAATTATAGCACAATCAAGATAAATCCCATTACTTTTTACCGGTAGTAAATCAACTTGTCCTCACCATTCTTTACTCAATCGAATAAGCTAGTGTGATAGACAGTTATCGAAAGGGGTGGCATTGTGGGTAGAAGGTTAAAGATCGCGATGATTTCACCAGGTACTTTTCCGATTTCTGGTGGAAGATCTAGTTCGATTGAGATGTTAATGAAGAAACTGGCAAGTCTTTTTCAAAAAGAGGCAGATGTTTTTATGTTTGGAAAAAGGTTTAGGAAGCAGCCTGAATGGGAAACGAAGGGTTCCATTACTTACTATCGTTATACCTCCTCCAAGGGGAAAACGTATATTAACCAAAGTATTGAGCAGCTGAAGGTATTAAAGCCGGATATTATTCACATTGAAAATCGCCCTCGATTTGCCAAGGCCGTCCGTTTAGCAATCCCAAACGCCAAAATCGTCTTGGCTCTCCAGTCTACACTATTTATGTCCCGGCCGTATATTGGCAAAGAGGAATTGGTCACCTGTTTGGAGAGTGCCGATGCGATTATCGTTAATAGCCATTTTTTAAAGAATTATATGATAAAAGAAACGCTGTGTTCTGCTTCCAAGATTTCCGTTAATCATTTAGGAGTAGACACTGATCAATTTCAACCTAAATGGCATCATGAACAGAAAGCCAAGGCGGAACTGTTAAAAAAAGAATGGGGTGTAACAGATAGGAAAATCCTCCTTTATTCCGGCAGGCTCGTTAAAATCAAAGGTGTTCATCATATCCTTGCGGCAATGCCTGAGTTGGTAAAAGTAGACCCTTCGATCGTCCTAGTTATTGCAGGAAGTTCTCTTTCTCCAACTTCCGACAACCTTGGATATGAAGCACGTTTACTTGAACTTGCTGAAAAAGTGAAGGGTCATGTGATATTTGCCTCTTTTATAACTCATGATGAGATCCACACTTGGTATCAAATGGCGGACTTGCTTTTGGTCCCATCTGCCGCTGAACCATTCGGACTTGTGAATGTCGAGGCAATGGCAGTAGGAACTCCTGTTATTGGAACAAACTCAGGGGGAATACCAGAAATCATCCAACATGGAAAAACAGGTATTCTTATTGATCCAGAAAGGGTGGTTCAGGAACTAACTTGGCAGATTCTCAAATTGTTTTCTCGTCCTGAAAAAATCATGAAGATGGGCGTGGACAGCGCCATACACGTTAGAGCGAACTTCACCTGGGTTCGTACTGCGCAAAGGCAGTTAGCCTTATACCGAGACTTACTAGAAAAAAGATGATAGTAGTCAATTCATCCAAACTCTTTATTTCAATGAATCATAGTATGTGTAAGGATTCAAAGGGGATGTCCACTATGAGATGAGAGAGGAACGAACAAATGGTCAATCAGGACTTTTGGAAAAATAAAAATGTATTTGTTACCGGTCATACCGGGTTTAAAGGTTCATGGCTGTGTTTATGGCTTCATTCTTTAGGAGCCAACGTAATTGGATATAGTTTAAAGCCGCCGACCACACCTAGTTTATTTCAGTTATGCCAGTTGGAACAGCTTATCCCGACTCACTATGGTGATATCCGTGATCAAAAAGCATTAGAAAATGCTCTCCACTCAGCGACGCCGGATATTGTGATTCATATGGCAGCACAGCCGTTGGTACGTGCCTCTTACGTAAATCCGGTTGAAACTTACGCAACCAATGTGATGGGAACGGTGAATGTACTAGAGTCAGTGAGAACAGCGGTGCAAAAGGGAATCAACGTTAAAGCAGTGGTCAATGTGACGACAGATAAATGCTATAGCAATCAAGAATGGCCATGGGGATACCGGGAACATGATACGCTCGGTGGCTATGACCCGTATTCCAATAGCAAAGCATGCTCTGAACTCGTAACGGACGCGTATCGGAATTCTTTTTTTCAGGGTGTAGTTGGGATTGCGAGTGCAAGGGCAGGTAATGTGATTGGCGGAGGAGATTGGGCGGTTGACCGCTTGCTTCCAGATTGCTTTCGTACACTGCAAACTGGGGGAACCATAAAAATCCGTAACCCTCATGCAATTCGACCTTGGCAGCATGTATTAGACCCATTAAGCGGCTATTTATCCTTAGTAGAAAAGCTATACACCGATGGACAAAACTTTGCCGAAGGCTGGAATTTCGGTCCAGATGATGGGGATGGGAAGAC
This genomic stretch from Neobacillus niacini harbors:
- a CDS encoding CynX/NimT family MFS transporter, whose translation is MELLESKANTKSTYIYFFIAGIVLIAFNLRPAITSLGPLVGMIQEDVGLAHWSAGLLMSLPLVVFAVMSPLVPKIASRVTNELTLIIGLSFLLIGIAIRSIPMTFFLFTGTLLAGMGIAIGNVLLPAVVKDKFPHKFGLMTSVYSTSMGLIASLASGISIPLAIDLGLGWQGAQIVWTIPVVVAILVWILLRKNNVRDNSRAIKQQEGSASNTMWRTPLAWQIAIFMGFQSFLFYVTISWLPEILHSHGMSMQTAGWMLSFTQLVGLPASFFIPVLAGRSQSQVWIAFMLGMFSIVGYSGLLLGSSYPVLIMSIALIGFALGGAFPLALSYIGLRARSANQSAELSGMTQSTGYLLAAVGPLFIGYLYDMAHSWTLPIVTLIVVSMVIVVFGMLSGRNRYV
- a CDS encoding glycosyltransferase family 4 protein, with protein sequence MGRRLKIAMISPGTFPISGGRSSSIEMLMKKLASLFQKEADVFMFGKRFRKQPEWETKGSITYYRYTSSKGKTYINQSIEQLKVLKPDIIHIENRPRFAKAVRLAIPNAKIVLALQSTLFMSRPYIGKEELVTCLESADAIIVNSHFLKNYMIKETLCSASKISVNHLGVDTDQFQPKWHHEQKAKAELLKKEWGVTDRKILLYSGRLVKIKGVHHILAAMPELVKVDPSIVLVIAGSSLSPTSDNLGYEARLLELAEKVKGHVIFASFITHDEIHTWYQMADLLLVPSAAEPFGLVNVEAMAVGTPVIGTNSGGIPEIIQHGKTGILIDPERVVQELTWQILKLFSRPEKIMKMGVDSAIHVRANFTWVRTAQRQLALYRDLLEKR
- the rfbG gene encoding CDP-glucose 4,6-dehydratase, producing the protein MVNQDFWKNKNVFVTGHTGFKGSWLCLWLHSLGANVIGYSLKPPTTPSLFQLCQLEQLIPTHYGDIRDQKALENALHSATPDIVIHMAAQPLVRASYVNPVETYATNVMGTVNVLESVRTAVQKGINVKAVVNVTTDKCYSNQEWPWGYREHDTLGGYDPYSNSKACSELVTDAYRNSFFQGVVGIASARAGNVIGGGDWAVDRLLPDCFRTLQTGGTIKIRNPHAIRPWQHVLDPLSGYLSLVEKLYTDGQNFAEGWNFGPDDGDGKTVEWIVKQICAKWGTSATYEVGQGPHPHEAHYLRLDCSKAKFKLGWYPRWNVEQAIDKSVEWTRAYLAQEDVKAVCLQQIDEYLKS